A DNA window from Nitrospira sp. contains the following coding sequences:
- a CDS encoding DSBA domain-containing protein (MaGe:77308532): MSGYLLYSDFNCPFCYALHERLYELRLIDRCEWRGVQHAPHLPRPMKAWEGSRLAELRHEVAVVQRLAPGLPIALPPGKPNTGPAIVLAVSLFQRDYGAGMQMVRDLYHAFWVKGQDISNPLALDEFGISDGSDLDQTMGEWETAWHETGQAGVPLLVSPSGVVLAGCVPAEQIHAFFRLEN; the protein is encoded by the coding sequence ATGTCTGGCTATCTGCTCTACAGCGACTTCAATTGCCCCTTTTGTTATGCCCTGCATGAGCGGCTGTACGAGTTGCGGTTGATCGATCGCTGTGAGTGGAGAGGGGTGCAACATGCGCCGCATTTGCCGCGCCCAATGAAGGCCTGGGAAGGTTCGCGCCTGGCTGAATTGCGTCATGAGGTGGCGGTCGTGCAACGGTTGGCGCCCGGGCTTCCGATCGCACTTCCTCCCGGCAAACCAAACACTGGACCGGCGATTGTCCTGGCCGTATCGCTGTTTCAGCGCGATTATGGGGCGGGAATGCAGATGGTGCGCGATTTGTACCATGCATTCTGGGTGAAAGGACAAGACATCTCAAACCCTCTCGCGCTAGATGAGTTCGGGATTTCAGACGGGAGTGACCTCGACCAAACGATGGGGGAGTGGGAAACGGCCTGGCACGAAACCGGCCAGGCCGGAGTTCCCCTGTTGGTCTCACCAAGCGGCGTTGTGCTGGCCGGCTGTGTGCCGGCCGAGCAGATTCACGCATTCTTCCGATTAGAGAACTGA
- a CDS encoding putative Histidine kinase (Evidence 3 : Putative function from multiple computational evidences; Product type e : enzyme; MaGe:77308533) has protein sequence MSPQRQPESNAREPKQMSWLPTREDAFLLMESSSDAVFVADRSGRIVSLNPMAQQLVGRVRDVIGQPFQELMDCRLSAPNGTGSSPFQQMMKTGEVTMVPSHQWTRGDGTRFELSTTFWPRVQLAERVGAVIVTRDLTADIEVQRDVQRVARLAEDSPNPIVEFDGVGGMLYANTAMVELLTACGALEKGIEAMLPHDLETILKDCLRTRSATCRIEHMIADRVLAWSFFPLGDLDQIRAYGLDVTADVALRRAKEVAEESAHAKGIFLATMSHELRTPMNGVLGCTQLLQDTMLTDEQRQLLQSMHRSSEALLALVNDILDFSKIEAGKMSLEAADVHLRLLIEDVLTLVSGLAIKKELELTVEVAPDVPDRLRGDPVRLRQILFNLVGNAIKFTERGRVAISVALRPSPSLLPDSIRLEWKISDTGIGMTDEQQSRLFQAYSQAEASTARKFGGTGLGLMICRQLVELMGGGIAVESQAGSGTTFSYTTLLLPAIHRESADSMASEMGKPELRSDVPKRVLVADDNEINQVVACKFLQKLGYEVEIARNGREAVEAVSRTPYDAILMDCEMPEMDGYDATRAIRQRETETNSHIPVIALTGHASAEDAQICVQAGMDAVLTKPVTLPALRGILDRILRHA, from the coding sequence ATGAGCCCTCAGCGGCAACCTGAGTCGAATGCGCGCGAGCCCAAGCAGATGTCGTGGTTGCCGACTCGAGAAGATGCCTTTCTTCTCATGGAGTCGTCGAGCGATGCGGTGTTCGTCGCCGATCGGAGCGGGCGGATTGTCTCCTTGAATCCAATGGCCCAACAACTGGTCGGCCGCGTGCGCGATGTGATTGGCCAGCCGTTTCAGGAGCTGATGGATTGCCGGTTGTCGGCGCCCAACGGGACGGGCAGCTCCCCCTTCCAGCAGATGATGAAAACTGGCGAAGTCACGATGGTGCCATCCCATCAGTGGACGCGAGGGGATGGGACTCGGTTTGAACTCTCAACCACATTCTGGCCAAGAGTGCAGCTGGCCGAACGTGTGGGCGCGGTCATCGTCACGCGGGATTTGACCGCGGACATAGAAGTGCAGCGAGATGTGCAGCGAGTGGCGCGATTGGCTGAAGACTCGCCGAATCCAATCGTCGAGTTCGATGGCGTCGGGGGGATGCTCTATGCGAACACGGCGATGGTGGAACTCTTGACCGCTTGCGGCGCCCTTGAGAAGGGGATCGAGGCAATGCTCCCTCACGATTTGGAGACGATTTTGAAGGATTGCCTGCGGACCCGCTCGGCGACCTGTCGCATCGAACACATGATCGCCGATCGGGTTCTTGCCTGGTCGTTTTTCCCATTGGGTGATCTCGATCAGATTCGGGCCTATGGACTTGATGTCACGGCCGATGTGGCGTTGCGCCGGGCGAAAGAAGTGGCGGAAGAGTCTGCCCATGCCAAGGGAATTTTCTTAGCCACGATGAGTCACGAGCTTCGGACACCGATGAACGGCGTGCTTGGATGCACACAACTCTTGCAGGATACGATGCTCACCGATGAGCAACGGCAATTGCTTCAAAGTATGCATCGATCCTCGGAAGCCTTGTTGGCGTTGGTGAACGATATCTTGGATTTCTCAAAGATCGAAGCCGGGAAAATGTCGTTGGAAGCGGCAGATGTGCATCTCCGTTTGCTCATCGAGGATGTGCTGACTCTTGTCTCAGGGCTGGCGATCAAGAAGGAGCTGGAATTAACGGTTGAGGTCGCGCCGGATGTGCCGGATCGTCTGCGCGGAGATCCGGTGCGCCTTCGCCAGATTCTCTTCAATCTGGTCGGCAATGCGATCAAATTCACAGAGAGGGGCCGCGTGGCAATCTCTGTCGCATTGCGGCCATCGCCCTCCCTTCTGCCGGATAGCATCCGGCTTGAGTGGAAGATTTCCGATACGGGGATCGGCATGACAGATGAACAGCAGTCCAGATTGTTTCAGGCGTATTCGCAAGCGGAGGCATCGACGGCAAGAAAGTTTGGAGGAACGGGTCTCGGATTGATGATTTGCCGGCAGCTCGTCGAACTGATGGGGGGGGGAATTGCGGTCGAAAGCCAGGCAGGATCGGGCACCACGTTTTCTTACACGACGCTTCTGTTGCCGGCGATTCACCGCGAGTCTGCCGACTCCATGGCCTCAGAGATGGGCAAGCCGGAGTTACGATCGGACGTTCCGAAACGCGTCCTGGTCGCCGACGATAACGAGATCAACCAAGTGGTCGCGTGCAAGTTTCTCCAAAAGCTGGGCTACGAAGTGGAAATCGCTCGGAATGGCCGCGAGGCAGTCGAGGCGGTGTCGAGAACACCCTACGACGCGATCTTGATGGACTGTGAAATGCCGGAGATGGATGGCTATGACGCTACTCGCGCAATTCGGCAACGAGAGACGGAGACGAATTCCCATATTCCTGTCATTGCACTGACTGGCCACGCCTCCGCAGAGGATGCACAAATTTGCGTACAGGCTGGAATGGATGCAGTCCTCACTAAGCCGGTGACGCTTCCGGCGTTGCGTGGGATTCTCGACCGCATCCTTCGGCATGCATAA